A window of Falco cherrug isolate bFalChe1 chromosome 11, bFalChe1.pri, whole genome shotgun sequence genomic DNA:
ATTTTTGAGGTTGGGGGACGCAGGGAGACCTgaacaataaaaagcaaaggtCAGACTGCTGAACAAAAAAGTTCAAGCAGCACCTCTGAACACTGCATATTAAAGATCTGCCACATACGGAgtccaaagaaacaaaaaaagatgcatCCTAGCCATTGCTGTTCTCAGAAACTGCACTAGGAGCCTGTTCCTCATCATCTCGCTAACTGCTCCCccttaaaaatgaaggaagacaGACAGCCCCCAGAACAAAGAGGTATAACGGACCAGAAATGTTTGCCATTTGGAATATTCTCATTTCAAGCATGGGTACCTGGATATACAACCTGCCTGGttgtttgaaaaacatttttccccacaaatattttctggaaaCGGACCTTTCCAACTgacaaaaaaatgaagtttttaatgaaaaacgAAGAGTCTGAATACTTTGGAGAACGAGGAACAACAGTGGAAGTAATGAATCCTACATCTGTGTTTCctactttaaaagaaatggtTAAATGGCATTGCTAAATACTTTTGTAGGGGGGGTTTAACCTGTTAATAATAATACCAACATTTCAGAAGAAGCCTTATCACCTCTTTAGAGCAGCAACCCCATGGTGCACTCTTATGTGAAGGATGATCTCTAGTGAACTCTATAATGCACCTGGTCTATAAAGAGTCCTGTGATGTTTGTACATGAGGTACATAAGACTAGTCATTTTCTGTGAACTTTACTAACAGATTAATCCCAGAGAACCAGGTACTCTGTTACTGGGAGctatgaacaaaaaaaccaaataaagcaTATCCAGATTCCATGGGAATGGGTGCGttataaatataagaaaaatggcaaatattTCATCTGATATTCAGGAAACAAAGCCGCTACTGTGGATAAGGCAAAAATAAACTGCACTTAAAGCGTGTATGCAAACACTTGCATTAACAGCATAGCCTTTACACAGACAAGAGTACATGGGGCATAACTGATCCAGTTTATTTAACACAGACTACACGACTAATATGATAAAATGCACCTACTTTTCTCCATTGCACCAGGCAAAGAGGGAACCATCCTTGCTAAAAGCAACAGCTTTGCAGTTTTTTCCAGAATCCCTAAAGAAATAAGTAACTCACATTAACACTCAAACGTaccacaaattatttttgacaaaaacaaaaaccaacacaccAATTTTCCCGCTGTGCTTCTGAGTAGCGCTTTTTAACACTGCAATCTACTCTGCAATTGTTCAGCGATTATAACCTGGCCAGTGAGAAGTCAGGCACTGACAGTAAGAAAAAACTAATTTATATTTACAAATTTTTCAATTCTGGAGTCCATCTTTACtttttagaaatttatttcttttctgcaaaagatCAAAAATAGCTGTAGTAACAGTACCTTTGAAATGTTGTGCTCTCTGTGAAACTAGGTGGCCCATTCACCATATAAAGCCCTTCGGATCCTCTCACTGGAAGAGTAAACAAATATAACTACTCATTTCAAATCTGGAAAACTGtccaaagcaaaaaagctttttctaattTGTGAACCTCAAGACCAGCACGCACGTTTCCCCTGCTTGCCTTTTAGAGTAAACAAGAGAAAGGATTGTAACGGACATTCATAAGGTAGCACGTGCCAAGACACCTGTCTTCATCCAAGGCAGCTGGCAGGATTAAAACACAGGACAGAGGCAGTGAAGGGGCAGAGCCAAGCTGAGCTATCAGCCACAGCACCAGAAGCTCTGACACACAATGCACAGGCAACTGAGGCACCAGTTTGCTGTACACCTCTGCAGATGCACAGTGACCGGCCAGCACCACTGCAGAGCCAAGGACTGAGGCGGGACTGCTGCCACTAGTCCCAGCCTTCCCacacccacagccctgcaatCCACTCCCCGCTTCAGCTGGCGTGGCCCCTCCAGTGCAGCCTTCCACACAGGGTCGGTCCACGCACTGGCTGGTCCCTCTGCCACAGGAGCACTGATGTCAGTGCAAAGGGAACAGAACTGCTACTGAAGgtagcagggcagggtgggacaGACCCAAAGTAGGTGTGTGGCAgaggggctgaggggaggcaCCCCTGGAACCCCCCACCATACCCCTGCTCCGTCAGGGCCACTGACagcaggctgtggggctgtgcccaACTGGGAGGTGAGGACCCCTGAGGACAGggtgccccacagcccctctggacAGCCTGCGCCTGCATTCCATCTCAAagtaaaatagtttttcttgtatttaaatgcaatttcctGGATTTCAGTTTAAGCCTATTGCCTACTGTCCCATCACTGGATACCACAAAACGAGAGCCTGGCTTCATCTCGCAGGATGACCTCAAGCTACAAAAGAGTTGCACCTGCATGAGGAAGGAGGCTGGGAGGACATCTTGCCCTAAAATGGCCGATGGTCCTCAGCTCCCaaccctgctgcaggaggcccttTCAGGAAGCCCAACTTGCAGAGGCTGAAAATGCTCCATCATTGCAAGAGCCACACAAGAGCCCTGCACAACAGAGTGGGAAAGAGTGGCCTAGATACTCCCTAAAACAAGGATTAGCTGCCTAAACACAGGAAGAGCATTTGCCAAAGAAATATTATGTtggactggggtttttttgctaacaTGAGACAGGATTTGCCCTATTGTTAGTTTTAACATTGAAGTTCAACTTGGAGAATACAAGGTGTGAAAGAAATGTTaatataaaatgtgtttcattttttcagagACATTGCCATGTTCATgacatcagaaaacaaacaagaaataacGACAGACTCACACTAAATCATCCAGTTGTGCTACAAGCATATTGAAATTCAAACTTAAACAACAAAACAGGCAATTTTTATGTAGGCACTAGCTGTCTTTTATGCATTTTCTTGGGACACCGAAGATGCCTGTTGAGGTGGCAATTTTATACTGTCAAACACGACTCAAGAAAGCATGATCTGCGCTAGCTCAAGCTACATGTTCAGCAGCTGTATTATTCTGAGGGCACGTTAGGGCCAGCAGCATGACAGCAGGACGGCAGTGCTCCCGCTCAGCCAGGTCAGCCCGTACGTGAACCATGCGATGGAATCCACGTGCCGATGCAGCAACACCCAGACGACAGTAACATCTGCCACCAAACCTTACGCTGCtcttcagagctgctctttCAACTACCAAGTACCTTATCTCTCTTCATAGCACTTTGGAAAGTAACAAATAGGAAGTGTTTTAAGCAAGAGTTTAAAACATTAGTTTGCTAGATTTCAAATCTCCACCTGCTCTGTAACCCTGTAAGTCACTGGGGGAACACCATGCCCCTAACATACCTCTGGAGTATGTTTTAACAACACTTTAAATGGGATCCACTAGCTTCACACCCCTGCCCTGAGTCTATTCTCCAGGTCCTCCGGCAGACTCCCAAGAAAAATTAAGATCCAAATTTGCAGCAGATCGCAGACAGCAGTGAACAGTCCAAAATCCATCCTGCGCAACTGCAGTCCCTGACGTGCCCAAATGAGGATAAATACCCTGGCGTTTAATGCTTAGAGACACTCCCGAAAGAAAAAACGCGCGTCCCTTGTGTTACAGGCAACTTTAAcagtaaaagagagggaaaaggcaGGCGGCCTCTCAGAAGGCCGCGACGAGCCCACGATGTGTGGCGAAGTCATCCAGAGCTCGGCTCGCTGCGGAGGCCCTACTAGGCCGGTGCCCGTGGCCTCCAACCCTGGGGGCGCTAGCCCCTGCCGCCAGCCGCCCCAGGCCACAGTGCCTCCGGGACCGCTTCACCGGCTGCCCACACGAGAAAGGCAGGCAGCTCCGCGGGGCGGACCACTGGCGGCTGCCTAGGCGAGAGAGGGACGGGAGCAGGCAGCCGGCGCCCGCAGGGGAAGGCCCGGCAGCACTCTGCCCTGTCCTCCGAGCGGAGAGGGGGttgggcccggcccggcgggcaGAGCGGGAGGCACCGGGGCCCAGGGCCGGCCACGCCGCGGCCGGGGGAAGAGGACCCGCGGAGGACACGGGCAcggcacagcccctgcccagccggGCCCAACGTACCTGCCAGCAGCGGCGCGGGGGGGCACCATCTTTggctcggcggggccggggctggggccgcgTCCGGCTTCCGCTTccgggggagcggcggcgcggccgccccAGAGACGTCCACGTcgtgcggggcgggggcgggcacCGGCGCGTAACGCGAGGCGCCGCTTCCGCCCGCTGACCCGGAAGTGCCGCCGCCAGGCGCGCGGGTTGGCGGCAAgaggcggccccgcccccgcgcgcGTGTTTCCGGCGGGCGGTGCCGCGCGGTGCTGACGCTGGCAGCGGGCGGCGCGCGAGGCCGAGggagcggagcggcggcggcccgggccggCCGGGGGTCGCACCATGGTGGCCAAGCAGCGCATCCGCATGGCCAACGAGAAGCACAGCAAGAACATCACGCAGCGAGGGAACGTCGCCAAGACCTCGGtgcgcgggggccggggcggacggggggtgggcggcggggccggcggtgGCGGTGGCAGTGGCAGTGACGGCGGTGCTGTGCCCGCAGAGGACGGCCCCGGAGGAGAAGGCGTCGGTCGGGCCCTGGCTGCTGGCGTTGTTCATCTTCGTGGTTTGCGGATCAGGTAAGCGGGCGGGGcaggcgcgggcgggcgggcccCGGTGGCGACTCGGGCCTGCCCGCCGGCCAGcgcccagctcctctgctctcTTGCAGCCATCTTCCAGATCATCCAGAGCAT
This region includes:
- the SERP1 gene encoding stress-associated endoplasmic reticulum protein 1, whose protein sequence is MVAKQRIRMANEKHSKNITQRGNVAKTSRTAPEEKASVGPWLLALFIFVVCGSAIFQIIQSIRMGM